A stretch of the Kroppenstedtia eburnea genome encodes the following:
- a CDS encoding dihydrolipoamide acetyltransferase family protein, which yields MGVKFRLPDVGEGMTEAEVVRWLVREGETVASDQPVVEIQTDKAVVELPAPVPGKVGQIPWKEGDTVAVGEVLLVIDTDNESAHRETAAASEAAPAPEAKEESPSSLHHTLVEEETASPHRRRVLAAPSTRRLARDLGVEIQQVTGTGPGGRVTKEDVRKVAASLAESHGVIRFADRVARAAKKGSPADPDDTGVSSGGETEKAGDTGTITEEPLSPTRRVIADRLLFSVTRKPHATHFDELEAEGLVAWRHRLKEETGSGASPVGYLPILLKATAVALKRHPLLNAHFDEEKMTVRRFSPIHLGVAADTPRGLLVPVIRDVDRKSILQIADELRELTEAARLGRLMPDRMKGSTFTVSNAGALGGHFATPIINPPEVAILALHPVEQRPVVRDGELVPGWRMNVSLSFDHRILDGADAIRFTQTLGSYTADPGRLLLELT from the coding sequence ATGGGTGTCAAGTTCAGGCTGCCGGATGTGGGTGAAGGAATGACAGAGGCCGAGGTGGTCCGCTGGCTGGTGCGGGAAGGGGAGACGGTCGCTTCCGATCAGCCGGTCGTCGAGATTCAGACGGACAAAGCGGTGGTGGAGCTTCCCGCTCCCGTTCCGGGAAAGGTGGGTCAAATCCCATGGAAGGAAGGGGATACGGTGGCGGTGGGAGAGGTGTTGCTGGTGATTGACACCGACAACGAATCGGCCCATCGGGAGACAGCCGCCGCCAGCGAGGCCGCCCCGGCCCCTGAAGCAAAAGAGGAGTCCCCCTCTTCGCTCCATCACACCCTGGTGGAGGAGGAAACAGCATCCCCTCATCGACGACGGGTCCTGGCGGCCCCCTCCACCCGGCGCCTCGCCCGGGATCTCGGCGTCGAGATCCAACAGGTGACCGGCACCGGCCCCGGGGGGCGGGTGACCAAGGAGGATGTCCGCAAGGTGGCCGCCTCGCTGGCGGAGTCCCACGGGGTGATCCGCTTTGCCGACCGTGTCGCCCGGGCCGCGAAAAAGGGCTCCCCTGCCGATCCTGACGATACGGGAGTTTCCTCTGGAGGGGAAACAGAAAAGGCGGGTGACACAGGAACGATCACTGAAGAGCCCCTCTCCCCGACCCGCCGGGTGATTGCCGACCGGCTGCTCTTTTCCGTCACCCGAAAGCCCCATGCCACTCATTTTGACGAGCTGGAGGCCGAAGGGCTGGTGGCCTGGCGGCATCGGCTCAAGGAGGAGACCGGGTCAGGTGCCTCCCCGGTGGGATACCTGCCGATTCTGCTCAAGGCGACTGCTGTCGCCCTGAAACGTCACCCCCTGTTGAATGCCCATTTCGACGAGGAAAAGATGACGGTCCGCCGCTTCTCCCCCATCCATCTGGGAGTGGCCGCCGACACCCCCCGGGGCCTGCTCGTCCCGGTGATCCGGGATGTGGATCGGAAAAGTATCCTGCAAATCGCCGATGAGCTCCGGGAGTTGACCGAGGCCGCCCGTCTGGGGCGTCTGATGCCCGACCGGATGAAGGGGAGCACCTTTACCGTCAGCAATGCCGGCGCCCTGGGCGGGCACTTTGCCACTCCCATCATCAATCCGCCGGAAGTGGCCATCCTGGCCCTGCACCCGGTGGAACAGCGGCCGGTCGTCCGGGATGGAGAGCTGGTCCCCGGCTGGCGCATGAATGTCTCCCTCTCCTTTGACCATCGGATTCTCGACGGTGCCGACGCCATCCGCTTCACCCAAACCCTCGGCTCCTACACCGCCGATCCGGGAAGATTGCTGCTGGAGCTGACCTGA